CTCCAGCTGATTTTCTTAAATCAATCCGCGGGAGACCAGTTGTTGTCAAATTGAATTCTGGAGTTGATTATCGAGGTCTGTAATTACATATGTTCTTCACATGCTACATATCCTACTTCTATGATAATTTAAGTTTTTAACTACACTCAACTGAATGCAATGATGGATGTGAACTGTTTGCTCTTGTCTTCTTGGCTTCTTAATGAAATTGGTTGGTGATTGTGTATTTAAATATGATTAAGAAATTAAAGGGGGTATGTTAGTACCTTGAATTAAAGAAAATGTGTGTTTATTACAATGTACTAGATTACTAAATGACCATAGCTATAAAAATGGCCTTTAGCACTCGCTTAATCTTTAAGCCCAAAGCCCAACAGAGCGCTTGTTTGTATTTTGCTTTGTAAAATCCAACCTTTTGTAAGTAGCCCCCTTGACCGCTGATAAGTGGGAAGGGCTAAAGGCTTTTCACCATTTTCACAGGAAGGGCCTTTTCTGACTTTCTAAATGTCGCAATTATTCAATCAGCAAAATTACAACAAAATTCAATTTCATGCTGTTAGAGTTCGAGTTttttttggtaatatataaattAGTAGCGTACCATCTTGGATATTGTTAAATGTTTTTTTGTGGATTAGTATTGTTTTTTCGCTGCTTATTTACTTATCATATGTGTTAAATCTATTAAGTTTATTGATTATGATTTGCCTAAATCAGTGTACACATTATCTGGATAGTAGTAATAGCATGATTACTATATGTCTGTCTCTATCGTGTTTTATGTGGATTTGTGTACGAAAATGGATGCAGGAGTGTGTCCAGGTTGTGTGGGATTATTTTAGGTTCTTAGTGTTGGAGTTGTGTAAGTAGCTTGTTTTTAATACATGTAAACTATTCAATGACAATGATTCTTGCACTTCGTAAGAAATCAGTTATGACTTCAAAGTTCTTTATTTTAATTCTACATTTTCATATATCTGAACTTCGAAGTGGTGAAAATAAACTGAAATTTATCTTTTTAGAATAAATACTTTATTATAACAAAGAGAAACTTGTCGATGCTTTGGCTGATGTCATTTCTCATTTCGGTACTGATGGATAGATTGGGATTAAATTGAATAACAATGACTGTCTAAGGTGATTATGGCCATCTTGGCTGTAATAGTGGTAACACCCTCGCCCCCTTGTGGAATGTTGAGAAAAAAGAGGCTTAATGTATTGCAAGATGGAAAAAAAGAGAGAAAGATTAATGTATTGCAAGATGAAATATTTATTACTCCACTGCACCCAGGACCAATAATATCCACTTATGTCAGTCGTGTCTTTACTCTTTGATGTAATGATGTCACGCAGCACAACCATACCATTGAGATTTATGCTGACATTAATTTATCATCTCAATATGTAATGCTAATTGCATGTAACACATTCACACATCTCTAGTTCTCTGACCACTTTGTCGAATCTTATTATTCCTGTATACAAATGATTTGACATCTGAGATACATAATTGGTGTTTTAGAAGCGAATGTTCAGGTCAAGGTGCTTAGTTTCTGCATAGATGGGTGTTTGATCAGCTTGTTTCCTAGTCAGCTTTAAAGTTTTAATACTACATGATTCTACTTGTAAAGGTTATATACTCTACTAATCAAAAGTCATAGTTAGTGTGGAAGTAAATGATTAGATATTTGTAATGCTACTTGGTACTTATTTGTTATTACTATACCTTTTTATTTGAAAATCATGGATATTCGTTCTCACTTCACCATTGTTATGGTCTCTGAAACTGGTAGTTCTTGTTTTCTAATCAGTTCTTAACCTTCCTCCATTGTTATGGTCTGAAATGCAAAGGATCACTATTATGAAATCCATGGTATGGGAGATGTTGATTAATGATTTCTTTACTTTTGCAGGTATCTTAGCATGTCTTGATGGATATATGAATATCGCTATGGAACAAACAGAGGAATATGTTAATGGCCAACTTAAAAATAAATACGGGGATGCATTCATTCGAGGAAACAATGGTAAACAATTTATGAAATCCTAATACTTTTGAACTACTAATTATATGAGATGATAATAACTGCAAGTACTTTAATGCAGTGCTCTATATCAGTACATCGAAGACAACACTTGGAGATGGGGCATAGTTAATTGTTTACAAGAGATCCTCGGTTCATATATGATCACGCTTGTAACAGCATTACAAGTTCTAGTATATTCTGAGTTCTGTTGTTAATGGTACTTTAAAGTTCTAACAACTAGAAGATGGACAAACTATTGTTGTAAGTTCAGCTTCAGTAGTTCAGTAAATTGAGAATTATGTTTTATGTTCTTGATTAACACTCGGATTGTAAGCAGGAAAGGTAATTAAATTTTTATTGCAATATCAGAATTGATGGTACATCTTGAATTTGGTTGACGTGCTTTTAGCACTCCTGCTTCATTTATCATTCGAACTCAGAGCTTAATGTTTGCTAATTTTTAGTCGATGTCTGTAGGTGTAGATGTTAACCATATGTTTCAAAGTCGGACCATATTGTTTACCTTGTCCATTCCCGCTAGGGGTGTTCAAAAATCTGTCAAACCGTTAATCTGGACCAGACAACAACAATCTAAACCAAGAAAAATTGAAACCGGTAAAACTGTTGTGATGGTTTGGTTAACCGTATTTTAAAACCGTTTAAACTAAACTGGACTATTATACAATAATATATACAATGTTCTAGTATAGATTTATGAATTAAGATTATAAATAATCTGTGTATGTGAGTGTGTATTACATTAAAAGCATCATATGattgtataaatatataaaaaagtTGAGTTAATTGTTAATATGAGGTAGTTTTAGTAACATGTGtgtatttatttaaattaaatgaaGGTATATGCACGTCTTATCTAAACTAAATAATAGTACTTATATGTAAGATATACTAATATATGATAAACTTCATGTTATATTTTCTTAAATAGGCGATTCATTGTAAGTTTaacaaaaatgaaataaaaataaatgattGAGTTCAAACAGTGGTTCGAAACCAAATCGATCCGTTAATCTATGGCCTGGTTTGTTTTGGTCTTGGCATTTAATTtgtctgatttggttttgtgttTTAAAAACCCGTTCATACTGGTTAGATTTGAGAAAAGCGAGAATCTGGACCAAATCAATCGTTGAACGCCCCTAATTCCTGCCCCAAGTAAATTGTTGAAAGGGTCGCTGTGCCCAAACGTGAAAAAATATGTAATTACCCGTGCCGACCCGTGACCA
This genomic interval from Apium graveolens cultivar Ventura chromosome 8, ASM990537v1, whole genome shotgun sequence contains the following:
- the LOC141676533 gene encoding sm-like protein LSM36B — encoded protein: MSGTGEKGSATTKTPADFLKSIRGRPVVVKLNSGVDYRGILACLDGYMNIAMEQTEEYVNGQLKNKYGDAFIRGNNVLYISTSKTTLGDGA